In bacterium, the genomic stretch AAGCAGGACGAGATCCTCGCCAAGTTGACCGCACTCGAAGCGGGCCAGAAGCGCCTCGCGGCCGCACCGGCCAAGCGACCGGGTCCACCGCCCGAGGATTTCAACAAGGTCCACAAGATCAACACAGCCGGATCTCCGGTCCTGGGCAATCCCGATGCGCCCATCGAGCTGGTCGAGTACTCCGACTTCCAGTGCCCGTTCTGCGATCGCGTGCGCCCGGTGTTGAAAGAAGTGCTCGAGAAGAATCAGGGCAAGGTCAAGCTCGTGTTCAAGCATTTCCCGCTCAGCTTCCACAGATCGGCTCGCCCCGCTGCCGTGGCCTCCATGGCCGCTGCCGAGCAGGGCAAGTTCTGGGAGATGCACGACGTGCTGTTCGAAAACCACCGCTCGCTGGATTCCTCGAAGTTCGAGGAGTACGCGCAGAAGGCGGGTCTCGATGTCGAGCGTTTCAAGGCGGATCTGGCCAAGAACAAGGCGGCCTACGAGAAGAAGGTCAGCTCGGATTTCTCGGAAGGCCAATCGAACGACGTGCGCGGTACCCCGAGTCTGTACATCGGCGGCAAGAAGGTGCGTGCCCGTTCACCGGAAGCCATGTCCGCAATGATCGAGGAAGCGCTCAAGGCCAGCGGCGGCTGATCGCGCTCCGGGCCGACCTCAGCGCGACTGGAGTGCCGAGAGATAGTCCAGGATCCGTGCCGCATTCGCGCCGAAATCGCTGCGACCCATACGGGAACGCGAGCGGAGGTCGACGCGCGTGCCAGATCCGTCCGGGCGCACACGCACGACGATATCGTCTACGAAGCGAAAGACCGATGAAGTCGCGATGGCCTCGATGCGACCAGCGGCTTCGTTGTGGCCGACGACCTTCCAGGACGGCATCTCCCGTGCGACCGCCAGGGCGCGCGGGAAGGCCTCTGTGGGCGGAGATTGCAGGATCAGGGGCCGGATGTCCGGGTAGCTCTCGCGCTGTTGGTTGGCAAAGAGCTCGAGCACCTCGGGCGGTTTAGCGGAGGATCCAGGCGCCGCTCCCACGTCCGGCAGAATCTGGGGACGATCCTCCAGATCCGTCGAGACATCGTTGATCGCGGGACCCGCGCCCGTCTGGCTGAACAGCACGACCGGCAACACGATCAGGAAAGGCACCAGCGAGGCTCGCAAAGCCTGCTTGCGCCAGGGTCGATCCGTCGCGCTGGCGAAGGCGGCCGCCCCCGACAGGCCAATGACGCTCACCGCGGAGAGAGCGACAGCGCTGAGAAACAGGCCGAATCCCAGGCCGGGACCCAGGATGCCCAGAACGGACCCCACCGGGCCCACCAGGACAAGGAAAATCACTGCGATACTAGGCAGAAGCCACGGACCGG encodes the following:
- a CDS encoding thioredoxin domain-containing protein, whose protein sequence is MRHLAVVGFALLVLVGSLGCQPPGSASKADVDAISAKQDEILAKLTALEAGQKRLAAAPAKRPGPPPEDFNKVHKINTAGSPVLGNPDAPIELVEYSDFQCPFCDRVRPVLKEVLEKNQGKVKLVFKHFPLSFHRSARPAAVASMAAAEQGKFWEMHDVLFENHRSLDSSKFEEYAQKAGLDVERFKADLAKNKAAYEKKVSSDFSEGQSNDVRGTPSLYIGGKKVRARSPEAMSAMIEEALKASGG
- a CDS encoding DUF1499 domain-containing protein, encoding MIFLVLVGPVGSVLGILGPGLGFGLFLSAVALSAVSVIGLSGAAAFASATDRPWRKQALRASLVPFLIVLPVVLFSQTGAGPAINDVSTDLEDRPQILPDVGAAPGSSAKPPEVLELFANQQRESYPDIRPLILQSPPTEAFPRALAVAREMPSWKVVGHNEAAGRIEAIATSSVFRFVDDIVVRVRPDGSGTRVDLRSRSRMGRSDFGANAARILDYLSALQSR